One Intestinimonas butyriciproducens genomic window, GACCTTGATATCAGCGATGACCCTAAGCACCGCAAATGGCTCATTAGGAGCATCATGGAGGGTGTCAACAACTTTATGAAGTCCGGCACCCTGCTGCGCCAAGTCATCAATAAAATCAATGCTGATATTGATTTCGACGCAATGCCTTCCGGCCACCTGTTTAACGGTCTGTATGAAACTATGCTGAAAGACCTGCAAAGCGCGGGCAAATCCGGCGAGTTTTATACGCCGCGCCCTGTTACCCGCTTTATTGTGGAGCAGGTCAATCCAAAGCTGGGCGAAACAGTCCTTGACCCAGCCTGTGGAACGGGCGGATTTTTGACCAGCGTAATTGATCGTTTTACTGTCAACACAACCGAAGAATATAAGACCTTGCAACGCACGATTAAGGGCATCGAGAAAAAACCGTTCCCATATTTGCTGTGTGTAACCAACCTGATAGCGCACGGCATTGATGTGCCTGATATTCGACACGAGAACACATTGCGCAAGTCAACAGGGGAGTATACAGCAAAGGATAAGGTGGAGGTTATTGTCACCAATCCGCCGTTTGGCGGCGCAGAAGAAAAAGCGATTTCGCAGTCTGTTCCCGCAGAGTTGCGTAACTCTGAAACTGCCGACCTATTTCTGGTGCACATGATGGCACTGCTGAAAGATGGTGGACGCTGTGGCCTCGTTTTGCCAGATGGCTTTCTGTTTGGGACGGGTGTTAAAGCTGCCATCAAGAAGAAGCTACTGGAAGAATGCAATCTGCACACCATCGTTCGCTTGCCCAAGGATGTATTTGCTCCTTATACAAACATCAACACAAACTTGCTGTTTTTCACAAAGGGAACACCTACTAAGGGTGTCTGGTACTACCGACTGGAAATGCCAAATGGGTATAAACATTTTTCCAAAACCCGCCCCATGATGGATGAGCACTTCCAGCCGGTGCGCGATTGGTGGAAAAACAAGGTAGAAAGCGATGTGTCGCAGTTTGTGCCAGCGGAAGATATCGCCGCCGCTGACTATAATCTGGACTTCTGCGGCTTTCCGCATGATACGGAGGAAATCTTGCCGCCGGATCAGTTTATCCCACAATACCTAAATGAGAAGGCCGTTCTCTCTGCCCGCATTGAGGAAATTTTAGGGCGTATTTCTGCCGCTGTGACACAGGAGGATGTGTTATGAAAGCCGCAGATTTGAGAAAGGCCATTTTACAGGCGGCAGTTCAAGGCAAGCTGGTGTCACAGGATAAAAATGATGAGCCCGCATCCGAATTGCTCAAACGGATACAGGCTGAAAAGGCTACACTAATTAAAGATGGCAAGCTCAAAAAAGAAAAGCCACTGTCGCCTATTACAGAAGATGAAATACCTTATGATTTGCCGGATGGATGGGTTTGGTGTCGGTTGGGTGAGGTGACTCTTTTTGTTGCCACGGGTCCCTTTGGAAGTATGCTCCATAAATCTGATTATGTGAAATCCGGTATTCCTCTTGTCAATCCCGCTAATATGCAGAATGGCTCAATTGTTCCATCTGAAAGGATGCTGGTAGATGAAACCACCCGAGAGCGGTTGAGCAGTTATGTATTACATGAAGGTGATATTGTTGTCGCCCGGAGAGGCGATTTAGGGCGTTGTGCTGTTGTTACGCAGAGCGAAGACGGATGGATATGCGGTACGGGTTCCTTTTTTCTTCGGATCGCATCATCTATGTTTTTGCCGTTTTTTTTGTTATTTTTTGAAACATCATTATGTCGGGAAC contains:
- a CDS encoding type I restriction-modification system subunit M; the encoded protein is MAVSGTTKALKDIMRIDAGINGDAQYIEQITWMLFLKAFDYKEQEWELTEDDYYPIVPTEYRWSTWAADAEGITGDALLSHIDTMFSALRDLDISDDPKHRKWLIRSIMEGVNNFMKSGTLLRQVINKINADIDFDAMPSGHLFNGLYETMLKDLQSAGKSGEFYTPRPVTRFIVEQVNPKLGETVLDPACGTGGFLTSVIDRFTVNTTEEYKTLQRTIKGIEKKPFPYLLCVTNLIAHGIDVPDIRHENTLRKSTGEYTAKDKVEVIVTNPPFGGAEEKAISQSVPAELRNSETADLFLVHMMALLKDGGRCGLVLPDGFLFGTGVKAAIKKKLLEECNLHTIVRLPKDVFAPYTNINTNLLFFTKGTPTKGVWYYRLEMPNGYKHFSKTRPMMDEHFQPVRDWWKNKVESDVSQFVPAEDIAAADYNLDFCGFPHDTEEILPPDQFIPQYLNEKAVLSARIEEILGRISAAVTQEDVL